The following proteins come from a genomic window of Chryseobacterium glaciei:
- a CDS encoding GNAT family N-acetyltransferase: MIKLNFFKREDLSEVSYTLDEVQLKYTSTAEFALNRIKERNTNLEFPITIFEDEKAVGFFTLDFGEDKLDLTDNPNSTLLRSLSINPKCQGRGIGKASMIQIDDFVRENFKNCDEIVLAVNQNNSTAYELYIKVGYLYDGKSRMGRSGPQYLMYKKL; this comes from the coding sequence ATGATCAAATTAAATTTTTTCAAGCGGGAAGACTTATCTGAAGTCAGTTATACTTTAGATGAAGTTCAGTTAAAATATACCTCCACAGCAGAATTTGCTCTAAATAGGATAAAAGAAAGAAATACCAACTTAGAATTTCCCATCACCATTTTTGAAGATGAAAAAGCGGTAGGTTTCTTCACATTGGATTTCGGAGAAGATAAACTTGACCTTACGGATAATCCAAATTCTACGTTGTTGAGGTCTTTATCAATCAATCCAAAATGTCAAGGCAGAGGAATTGGAAAAGCTTCCATGATTCAGATTGATGATTTTGTAAGAGAAAATTTCAAAAACTGTGACGAAATAGTATTAGCCGTAAATCAAAATAACTCAACCGCTTACGAGCTTTACATCAAAGTAGGATATTTGTACGACGGCAAAAGCAGAATGGGTAGAAGCGGACCTCAATATTTGATGTATAAGAAACTTTAA
- a CDS encoding DUF1684 domain-containing protein produces the protein MKKYILIMLMFPLFAFSQKMVSKDVMEVKKFQEDLNAEYLNSKETPLRGDNFTNFKGHPFFPFSPKYKITAKFVKTKSPKPFDLPTSSGKTKSYREYGKATFELDGKPYALTLYQSLDLIKQKKYKDYLFLPFRDLTNEKETYGGGKYMDLTIPKGNTIVLDFNKSYQPFCAYNAYDYNCPIVPEENKLPVEIRAGVMYEDIYHH, from the coding sequence ATGAAAAAATACATATTGATAATGTTGATGTTTCCATTGTTTGCGTTCTCTCAAAAAATGGTTTCAAAAGATGTAATGGAGGTCAAAAAATTTCAGGAAGACCTGAATGCAGAATATCTTAATTCCAAGGAAACACCTTTGCGTGGAGATAATTTTACCAATTTTAAAGGACATCCTTTCTTTCCTTTTAGTCCGAAATATAAGATCACTGCAAAATTTGTTAAGACTAAAAGCCCCAAACCTTTTGATCTTCCAACATCATCCGGAAAAACAAAATCTTACAGAGAATACGGAAAAGCAACTTTTGAACTGGACGGAAAACCATATGCTTTAACTTTATATCAAAGCTTAGATTTAATTAAACAAAAGAAATACAAGGATTACCTTTTCTTGCCTTTCCGAGATTTGACGAATGAAAAAGAAACCTACGGCGGCGGAAAATATATGGATCTAACGATTCCCAAAGGAAATACAATCGTTCTAGATTTTAATAAATCTTACCAGCCATTTTGTGCCTACAATGCTTATGATTACAACTGTCCGATAGTTCCGGAAGAAAATAAACTTCCAGTGGAAATTCGTGCTGGGGTTATGTATGAAGATATTTATCATCATTAA
- a CDS encoding GMC family oxidoreductase N-terminal domain-containing protein → MNRKKFIQSSLLAVGGFYFLNSNLFKAAQPKIIEQKEIEAPIIIIGSGYGGAVSALRLCEAGKKVLMLEMGLNWEKSGIPFSNLLKPGKSAAWLRKKTIAPFMNLFNLTPFTGALDRLEFENINIWMGRGVGGGSLVNGGMAVTPKETYFKEVFPNLDAAKFYDFYFPLARKELKVNVIDEQFLNDCPYYKFTRVGEEEAHKAGFKTMRVPNVYDFKYMEKEYKNEVPRSALNTEVIYGNNHGKNSLDKTYLKKALDTGNLEILDLHYVDNIKLNADKTYTLNAQNINTSGDVVAEKVFHCKKLIMAAGTMGTLKLLLRSNAMNDFPIGQNIGKNWGNNGNFMTGRNFVNPLHGGTGAQQSTIPVGGVDNWDDKEHPFFTEIAPLPMGMDVATGLYLLINRVDKKGKVSYDKVNKKIVLDWDKTNTEKMKENADYFIKKMNKANGGTRAHLLFDNGFGADICYHPLGGCVLGEATNEYGKLKEHDNLYVLDGSLIPGTIGVNPFVTIVAISEYCIENLIKQNEFA, encoded by the coding sequence ATGAACAGAAAAAAATTTATTCAATCTAGCCTTCTTGCCGTTGGTGGTTTTTATTTTTTAAACTCCAACCTTTTTAAGGCAGCTCAACCAAAAATTATCGAACAGAAAGAAATTGAAGCTCCAATCATCATTATCGGTTCCGGATATGGCGGTGCAGTTTCCGCACTAAGACTTTGTGAAGCCGGAAAAAAAGTGCTTATGTTGGAAATGGGACTTAACTGGGAGAAATCAGGCATTCCTTTTTCTAATTTGCTGAAACCTGGGAAAAGTGCGGCTTGGCTGAGAAAGAAAACCATTGCTCCGTTTATGAATCTCTTCAATTTAACTCCTTTTACGGGAGCTTTGGATCGATTGGAATTTGAAAATATCAACATCTGGATGGGAAGAGGTGTTGGCGGTGGTTCATTGGTAAACGGTGGTATGGCAGTTACTCCAAAAGAGACTTATTTCAAAGAGGTTTTCCCTAATCTTGACGCTGCAAAATTTTATGATTTCTATTTTCCATTAGCCCGAAAAGAGCTTAAAGTTAATGTAATTGATGAGCAGTTTTTAAACGACTGCCCATACTATAAATTTACAAGAGTTGGTGAAGAAGAAGCTCATAAAGCGGGTTTCAAAACGATGAGAGTTCCGAATGTATATGATTTTAAATACATGGAAAAGGAATATAAAAATGAAGTTCCACGTTCTGCGCTGAATACAGAAGTTATTTATGGAAATAATCATGGTAAAAACAGTTTAGACAAAACCTATCTTAAAAAAGCTTTAGATACAGGAAATCTTGAAATTCTTGATCTTCATTATGTTGATAATATTAAGCTTAATGCGGATAAAACCTACACGCTGAATGCTCAAAACATCAATACTTCAGGAGATGTTGTTGCTGAAAAAGTTTTTCACTGTAAAAAGCTGATCATGGCTGCTGGAACAATGGGAACTTTGAAACTTCTGCTCCGTTCTAATGCTATGAATGATTTCCCAATTGGTCAAAATATCGGAAAAAACTGGGGAAATAACGGGAACTTTATGACCGGAAGAAACTTTGTAAATCCTTTACACGGAGGAACGGGAGCCCAACAATCTACGATTCCTGTAGGTGGTGTTGATAATTGGGATGATAAGGAACATCCGTTTTTTACGGAAATTGCTCCTTTACCAATGGGAATGGATGTCGCAACCGGTTTGTATTTATTGATCAACAGAGTTGACAAAAAAGGTAAGGTTTCTTATGACAAAGTCAATAAAAAAATAGTGCTGGATTGGGATAAAACCAACACCGAAAAGATGAAGGAAAACGCTGATTATTTTATTAAAAAAATGAATAAAGCAAATGGAGGAACGAGAGCACATCTACTTTTTGACAATGGTTTTGGGGCAGATATTTGCTATCATCCGCTTGGAGGATGTGTGTTGGGAGAAGCAACCAACGAATATGGAAAATTAAAAGAACATGATAATCTATATGTTTTGGATGGTTCTTTAATTCCCGGAACGATTGGCGTGAATCCTTTTGTGACGATTGTTGCGATTTCAGAATACTGTATTGAAAATCTTATCAAACAAAATGAATTTGCTTAA